From one Planktothrix agardhii NIES-204 genomic stretch:
- the ffh gene encoding signal recognition particle protein translates to MFDALAERFESTWKKLRGQDKISESNIQDALKEVRRALLEADVNLQVVKEFVAEVGEKAQGAAVVSGVRPGEQFVKIVHDELVNVMGESNVPLAQADTAPTIILMAGLQGTGKTTATAKLALHLRKENRTTLLVATDIYRPAAINQLITLGKQINVPVFEMGTDTDPVEIARQGVEYARNQDIDTVIIDTAGRLQIDENMMAELAQIKETIEPHETLLVVDAMTGQEAANLTRTFNDQIGITGAILTKMDGDSRGGAALSIRRVSGAPIKFVGVGEKVEALQPFYPDRVASRILGMGDILTLVEKAQEEFDLADAERMQEKIVTAKFDFTDFLRQTRMMKNMGSLGGLIKLIPGMNKISQDQLDQGEAQLKRSEAMINSMTVDERKNPDLLASSPSRRKRIAKGSGMLEKDVMKLVSDFQKMRVMMQQMSQGMMPGMGGMPGMGGMPGMGGMMPGMGGGYPGAAKAKKKKDKKKKGFGQL, encoded by the coding sequence ATGTTTGATGCTCTTGCTGAACGCTTTGAATCCACTTGGAAGAAACTCCGAGGTCAGGATAAAATTAGTGAGTCTAATATTCAAGATGCCCTAAAAGAAGTCCGTCGCGCCCTCCTAGAAGCCGATGTTAACCTGCAAGTGGTCAAGGAATTTGTCGCGGAAGTTGGGGAAAAAGCCCAGGGGGCAGCCGTCGTGTCCGGTGTGCGACCCGGAGAACAGTTCGTCAAAATCGTCCATGATGAATTGGTCAACGTCATGGGGGAAAGTAACGTTCCCCTCGCCCAAGCGGACACGGCCCCAACAATTATATTAATGGCCGGGTTGCAAGGGACAGGAAAAACCACCGCCACGGCAAAATTAGCCCTGCATTTGAGAAAGGAAAATCGCACTACTTTGTTAGTTGCTACGGACATTTATCGCCCGGCGGCAATTAATCAATTAATCACATTAGGCAAACAAATTAACGTTCCCGTGTTTGAAATGGGAACCGATACCGACCCGGTAGAAATTGCTCGCCAAGGGGTAGAATATGCCCGAAATCAAGATATTGATACGGTGATTATTGACACCGCCGGACGTCTGCAAATAGACGAAAATATGATGGCGGAATTAGCGCAAATTAAAGAAACCATTGAACCCCATGAAACCCTGTTAGTGGTGGATGCCATGACGGGTCAAGAAGCCGCTAATTTAACTCGCACCTTTAACGACCAAATTGGGATTACTGGGGCTATTTTAACTAAGATGGATGGGGATAGTCGCGGCGGGGCGGCGCTATCAATTCGTCGGGTATCGGGGGCTCCAATTAAATTTGTCGGGGTGGGGGAAAAAGTTGAAGCGCTACAACCTTTTTACCCTGACCGGGTGGCGTCTCGAATTTTAGGCATGGGGGATATTTTAACCTTAGTTGAAAAAGCCCAAGAAGAATTCGATTTGGCGGATGCCGAGAGAATGCAGGAAAAAATTGTGACGGCAAAATTTGATTTTACCGACTTCCTGCGTCAAACTCGAATGATGAAAAATATGGGATCTTTGGGGGGATTAATTAAGTTAATTCCGGGGATGAATAAGATTTCCCAAGACCAATTAGACCAAGGAGAAGCGCAATTAAAACGGTCGGAAGCGATGATTAATTCCATGACCGTTGATGAGCGCAAAAACCCCGATTTATTAGCCAGTTCTCCTTCCCGTCGCAAACGTATTGCTAAGGGTTCAGGAATGCTAGAAAAAGATGTGATGAAGTTAGTTAGTGACTTCCAGAAAATGCGGGTAATGATGCAACAAATGAGTCAAGGAATGATGCCTGGAATGGGCGGTATGCCCGGTATGGGCGGGATGCCGGGGATGGGCGGGATGATGCCTGGAATGGGCGGAGGTTATCCCGGGGCGGCGAAAGCCAAGAAAAAGAAAGACAAGAAGAAAAAAGGGTTTGGACAACTTTAA
- a CDS encoding two-component transcriptional regulator, LuxR family, producing MLVASELPFCKSLQVLLKVYNLSSSWQIKLVGNTSSIQPAMSMADQYKPGLIFLDWDLFKTPDQGIEMIRSLSQKSEQNQNDSKILVLSSVGEENSIFETMQAGAWGYILKENLPTQLLIAITAALNNQVYLCPEVAARFFRAFQINQGKLTATQPNKSSNQPRELNSSNPYNLTHREREVLKLLVEGYRNQEIASSLYITVATVKAHLTTIFEKLEVDSRSRAIVRSLHLGLV from the coding sequence ATGCTTGTAGCCAGTGAATTGCCTTTTTGCAAGAGTTTGCAGGTATTACTTAAGGTTTATAACTTGAGTTCGTCATGGCAAATTAAGCTAGTTGGTAACACGAGTTCAATTCAACCTGCCATGAGTATGGCTGACCAATATAAACCCGGTTTAATTTTCCTAGATTGGGATTTATTTAAGACACCTGATCAGGGTATTGAAATGATCAGAAGTTTAAGTCAGAAATCAGAACAGAATCAGAATGATAGCAAAATTTTAGTGTTGTCTTCTGTAGGGGAAGAAAATAGTATTTTTGAGACGATGCAAGCTGGAGCTTGGGGATATATATTGAAGGAAAATTTACCGACGCAACTCCTTATTGCTATTACGGCGGCACTGAATAATCAAGTTTATTTATGTCCAGAAGTTGCAGCCAGATTCTTTCGAGCTTTTCAGATAAATCAAGGTAAATTAACAGCCACTCAACCCAATAAATCATCTAATCAACCGAGGGAATTAAATAGCTCTAATCCCTATAATTTAACACATAGAGAACGGGAAGTCTTAAAATTGTTGGTGGAGGGATACCGAAATCAAGAAATAGCTAGTTCCCTTTATATTACCGTAGCAACAGTCAAGGCCCACTTAACAACCATATTTGAAAAATTAGAGGTAGATAGTCGTAGTCGAGCGATTGTTCGGTCGTTACATCTGGGTCTTGTTTAA
- a CDS encoding putative ATPase — protein sequence MNAVSVQNWQKANQESLMVALAQVRQVLEWKASQDGQTPKPIATSELSDNSSLQQICRIFGLSTFERDLLMICAGMELDASFASLCAQAQGDSQKLYPTFSLALSSLDNPHWNALTPTAPLRHWRLIEIGSGSALTQSPLRIDERILHYLVGVQHLDERLMGIIEPLKEENQLVPSHQQLAEQLAETLSQSAGNDIVPAVQLCGEDTSSKRAIALSACKILGLDAHLLSADHLPSNRNELSQLLRLWDREAVLCNSALVLNCDEVDGSDRDGNVVAQIIEQINSPLIITARDRISQRQRPLVNFEVSKPTNSEQYLLWEEALVMEREELPEIIEHLVGQFNLNAPAIAAACASTLGQIGLSEDYDQLNNTLWEACRAQARPRMEDLAQRIEPSASWEDLVLPEMQSQTLKAVIAHVRQRVKVYEGWGFAKKGGRGLGISALFAGPSGTGKTTAAEVMAQELNLDLYRIDLSSVVSKYIGETEKNLRRVFDAAETGGAILLFDEADALFGKRSDVKDSHDRHANIEVSYLLQRMEAYGGLAILTTNLKGALDSAFLRRIRFVVQFPFPDVTQRAEIWRRIFPKEMPLEGVDVNKLAKLSVAGGNIRNIAMNAAFLAADSNEAVTMKHLLNAARSESMKMEKPLTDTEVKGWVIP from the coding sequence ATGAACGCTGTTTCTGTGCAAAACTGGCAAAAAGCGAACCAAGAATCCCTGATGGTGGCACTGGCCCAAGTGCGACAGGTGCTGGAATGGAAAGCCAGTCAAGACGGTCAAACTCCAAAGCCAATAGCCACTTCCGAACTATCGGATAATTCATCTCTACAACAGATCTGCCGTATCTTTGGCTTGTCCACCTTTGAACGAGACTTACTAATGATCTGTGCAGGTATGGAATTAGACGCCAGTTTTGCCAGCTTGTGCGCCCAGGCTCAAGGGGACTCGCAAAAACTTTATCCCACCTTCAGTTTAGCCCTTAGTAGCCTGGATAACCCCCATTGGAACGCCCTCACCCCTACGGCTCCCCTACGACACTGGCGATTAATTGAGATCGGTAGTGGATCGGCACTCACCCAGAGTCCCCTCCGCATTGACGAGCGCATCCTGCATTATTTGGTGGGAGTACAGCACTTAGATGAGAGACTGATGGGGATAATAGAGCCATTAAAAGAAGAAAATCAATTAGTCCCCTCTCACCAACAGTTAGCCGAACAGTTAGCAGAAACCCTGTCTCAGAGTGCCGGAAATGACATTGTACCCGCCGTGCAACTCTGTGGAGAAGATACCAGTAGCAAGCGGGCGATCGCCCTATCCGCCTGTAAAATATTAGGACTGGATGCCCATTTACTCAGTGCCGATCACTTACCCAGCAACAGAAACGAACTGTCTCAACTGCTGCGGTTGTGGGATCGAGAAGCGGTTTTGTGTAATAGTGCATTAGTCTTGAACTGCGACGAAGTAGACGGTTCAGATCGGGACGGAAATGTCGTTGCCCAGATCATTGAACAAATTAACAGTCCTCTGATTATCACCGCACGAGATCGGATTAGTCAGAGACAGCGCCCGTTAGTTAATTTTGAAGTTAGCAAACCTACAAACTCAGAACAATACCTATTATGGGAGGAGGCGCTGGTGATGGAACGGGAGGAATTGCCGGAGATTATAGAACACCTAGTCGGACAATTTAACCTGAATGCCCCCGCCATTGCTGCGGCTTGTGCCAGTACCCTCGGACAAATCGGGCTAAGTGAGGATTATGATCAGCTAAATAATACTTTATGGGAGGCTTGTCGCGCCCAAGCTCGTCCTCGCATGGAAGATTTAGCCCAACGAATTGAACCGAGTGCCAGTTGGGAGGATTTGGTATTACCGGAAATGCAGTCACAAACTCTGAAAGCGGTGATTGCCCATGTTCGCCAGCGCGTTAAAGTTTATGAGGGTTGGGGGTTTGCTAAAAAAGGCGGACGGGGTTTAGGAATTAGTGCGTTATTTGCTGGCCCTAGTGGGACGGGAAAAACCACGGCGGCGGAAGTGATGGCTCAGGAGTTAAACTTAGATTTATATCGGATTGATCTGAGTTCAGTGGTGAGTAAATATATTGGGGAAACGGAGAAGAATTTGCGACGGGTTTTTGATGCGGCGGAAACGGGTGGAGCGATTTTACTTTTTGATGAAGCGGATGCTTTATTTGGAAAACGTTCTGATGTGAAAGATTCCCATGACCGCCATGCAAATATTGAGGTTAGTTATTTATTACAACGGATGGAAGCTTATGGAGGGTTAGCAATTTTAACTACAAATTTAAAGGGGGCATTAGATAGTGCATTTTTGCGAAGAATTCGGTTTGTGGTGCAGTTTCCATTTCCTGATGTGACCCAACGGGCTGAAATTTGGCGTCGTATTTTTCCCAAGGAAATGCCATTAGAAGGGGTGGATGTGAATAAATTAGCTAAACTGAGTGTAGCCGGGGGGAATATTCGTAATATTGCGATGAATGCTGCTTTTTTGGCGGCGGATTCTAATGAAGCTGTGACGATGAAACATTTATTAAATGCGGCTCGTAGTGAAAGTATGAAGATGGAAAAACCTTTAACGGATACGGAGGTAAAAGGATGGGTTATTCCTTGA
- a CDS encoding putative bacteriophage major tail sheath protein — protein MARLDYFAPGVYVEEVDRGSRPIAGVPTAIAGFLGFTEDVRGGAEMFKPMLVTTWSQYLQYFARPNSDGFTDFNAYLPFSVYGWFLNGGGRCWVTSIGTRLPGSAAPAPTELGTEVMNRAKRPALRFSLSDPGIASTQNINSALVSPSERTIRVRITEGQPKAPAPALPPTSSAEAGTEATTEAATEARAITSIPANTGEYFTVIITQGGEELERYEHLTMNAQADVAVADYVFNALQESSYIRITDISLTGSPLAKRPNNGFYEVSPPPLDVQPELFSQYVEGGRDDRTGVRGLFEIDDVTIVACPDLMRVYEAGLMNLDQLHGIMDMMLSLSEGATAGDIPNPPNRMVILDTPPDRVKPQDVARWLTEDFNRRSQFAALYYPWIRVPNPRNAGRPISIPPCGYVAGVWSRVDETRGVHKAPANEVPRGLVGLSYDCNFREQELLNPLGINCVRSFPNRGLRIWGARTLVEADNIQWRYINVRRLMSYIEKSIEQGTQWVVFEPNDEDLWQRVKRTLGNFLDSLWREGALVGGSPAQAYYVKCDEEINTPQTMLLGRLYVEVGVAPVRPAEFVIFRMSQITGDENEEEGGEFS, from the coding sequence ATGGCAAGACTTGACTATTTTGCTCCAGGTGTGTATGTAGAAGAAGTTGATAGAGGAAGTCGTCCAATAGCAGGAGTCCCCACCGCGATCGCCGGATTTCTCGGATTTACCGAAGATGTGCGCGGTGGTGCCGAAATGTTCAAACCCATGTTAGTCACCACTTGGAGCCAATACCTCCAGTATTTTGCCCGCCCCAATTCCGACGGCTTCACCGACTTCAACGCCTACCTGCCCTTTTCAGTGTACGGCTGGTTTTTAAACGGTGGCGGCCGTTGTTGGGTCACCAGTATCGGCACCAGATTACCAGGTTCTGCCGCCCCAGCACCAACGGAATTAGGCACAGAGGTGATGAACCGCGCCAAACGTCCCGCCCTGCGGTTTTCCCTCAGCGATCCCGGAATTGCCTCAACCCAGAACATTAACAGTGCTTTGGTATCACCTAGCGAGAGAACCATCCGGGTTAGAATTACCGAAGGACAACCCAAAGCCCCAGCACCCGCCCTACCCCCAACCTCCTCAGCAGAGGCAGGTACAGAGGCAACCACAGAGGCAGCTACAGAGGCAAGGGCAATAACTTCTATACCCGCAAACACAGGGGAATACTTCACCGTTATCATCACCCAAGGTGGCGAGGAACTGGAACGCTACGAACACCTGACCATGAACGCCCAGGCCGATGTCGCCGTAGCAGATTATGTGTTCAATGCCCTGCAAGAGTCCAGCTACATTCGGATCACAGACATTTCCCTCACAGGTAGCCCCCTAGCAAAACGCCCCAATAATGGCTTCTATGAAGTCAGTCCCCCGCCTCTCGACGTTCAGCCCGAACTATTCAGTCAATATGTCGAAGGTGGAAGGGATGATCGCACAGGGGTACGGGGTCTATTTGAAATTGACGACGTGACCATTGTTGCCTGTCCCGACTTAATGCGCGTGTACGAAGCCGGATTGATGAATCTCGATCAGCTTCATGGGATCATGGATATGATGCTCAGTCTCAGTGAAGGTGCGACGGCCGGTGATATCCCCAACCCACCCAACCGGATGGTAATTCTCGATACTCCTCCTGATCGGGTTAAACCCCAAGATGTGGCCCGTTGGCTCACCGAAGATTTTAACCGTCGTTCTCAATTTGCGGCCCTCTACTATCCTTGGATCAGAGTTCCCAACCCCCGGAATGCCGGACGTCCGATTTCCATTCCGCCCTGTGGATATGTTGCAGGCGTCTGGTCACGGGTAGATGAAACCAGAGGCGTCCATAAGGCTCCCGCCAATGAAGTCCCCCGTGGTCTGGTCGGTTTGAGTTATGACTGTAACTTCCGTGAACAGGAATTATTAAACCCCTTGGGAATTAACTGTGTCCGTAGTTTCCCCAACCGTGGTCTACGGATTTGGGGGGCCCGTACCCTGGTGGAAGCGGATAATATTCAATGGCGTTATATTAACGTCCGTCGCTTGATGAGCTACATTGAGAAATCCATTGAACAGGGAACCCAGTGGGTCGTTTTTGAACCCAACGATGAAGACCTCTGGCAACGGGTTAAACGCACTCTCGGTAATTTCCTCGACTCCCTCTGGCGCGAAGGTGCCCTAGTGGGCGGTAGTCCGGCTCAAGCCTACTATGTCAAGTGTGACGAAGAAATTAATACCCCACAAACGATGCTCCTAGGTCGTTTGTATGTTGAAGTCGGCGTAGCCCCCGTCCGTCCTGCTGAATTTGTGATCTTCCGCATGAGTCAGATCACTGGTGATGAAAACGAAGAAGAAGGCGGCGAATTCAGTTAA